From a single Shewanella denitrificans OS217 genomic region:
- a CDS encoding TonB-dependent receptor plug domain-containing protein: MMTGIKKNFYLSSLSLAVSLALTGTLASAGAYAAADEEEVKVEKRENVEKIAVVGTRAAPRSIGDSPVPIDIISSDDLKKNGSTDMIDMLVTSVPSFNSRAQPISDAATLIRPVNLRGLPSDSTLVLVNGKRRHRASVIAFQGGGINDGAQGPDMSVIPTAALKQVEVLRDGAAAQYGSDAIAGVMNFVLKDDNEGGSLTYTKGEYYEGDGTTTTIDGNIGLPLTDDGFINISGQYKMADATSRSVQRPDAAAIAYGTDGTDGNPYIQNPAQTWGNPELSDDFSVFVNSGLEVNDTTRLYAFGNMSSRKAVGGFYYRNPQDRGLVYSKINEQDPNDPNDDTRELLVGALNGDQSSCGVVSAEVPNVLQTAAYKAMVADPNCFSMNQIRPGGYTPQFAGKIEDSSFVAGIKGELGEWNYDASAGTGNNQASFGLMNSLNPSLGLETPTNFDTGAYTQNESSINIDFSRFLNIGSIEDVSFATGFEWREESFKITQGEEASWVAGPYAEQGFNIGSHGFKGFGPESAGKNTRNNIGIYTDVEAYLNDDWLLGVALRYEDFSTFGDTLNYKITAQYIATDELSFRASHSTGFRAPTVGQENVVNTQTSIVNGELIQTFIAPPTNPLAAFYGGEVLQPEESMSIAVGFVYEYEDFFLTFDYYNIEVEGRISQSSQKDVLAKDYDALRAAGVEFPELISAVTYYANDFDTTTQGIDIVANYNMEAFSGDAKLSLAYGWTDTSVDKFSPDTTDEGKVRRLEDGIPAHRATLTWAQSWDDINVSVRSNYFGEYYATHADDTSDWGSEDVGSAVTFDLDFSYALNDAITLSVGANNIFDKKAQKLKDGTLGELGAVYYESGPYDYNGGFYYGRVNYRF; encoded by the coding sequence ATGATGACCGGAATTAAAAAGAATTTTTATTTGAGCTCGTTGAGTTTAGCCGTTTCTTTAGCCTTAACTGGTACCTTAGCAAGTGCAGGTGCATACGCCGCCGCCGACGAAGAGGAAGTCAAGGTTGAAAAGAGAGAAAACGTTGAAAAAATCGCTGTCGTAGGTACTCGCGCCGCGCCGCGCTCAATTGGTGATTCACCAGTGCCTATCGATATTATCAGCAGTGATGACCTTAAGAAAAATGGCTCCACTGATATGATTGACATGCTAGTGACTTCAGTACCTTCATTTAACTCTCGTGCTCAACCTATCAGTGATGCGGCTACTTTGATCCGTCCTGTCAACCTTCGTGGCCTGCCGTCTGACAGTACTTTAGTTTTGGTTAACGGCAAGCGTCGCCACCGTGCCTCCGTCATTGCATTCCAAGGTGGTGGCATTAATGATGGTGCCCAAGGCCCTGATATGTCAGTGATCCCAACCGCAGCCTTAAAGCAGGTTGAAGTACTGCGTGATGGCGCCGCGGCTCAATACGGTTCAGATGCGATTGCGGGTGTAATGAACTTCGTGTTGAAAGATGATAACGAAGGTGGCTCGCTGACTTACACTAAGGGTGAGTATTATGAAGGCGATGGCACCACAACAACCATAGATGGCAATATAGGTCTACCGCTCACTGATGATGGTTTCATCAACATTAGTGGCCAGTATAAAATGGCTGATGCCACTAGTCGCAGTGTGCAGCGTCCCGATGCTGCTGCTATCGCTTATGGCACCGATGGAACAGATGGAAACCCCTATATTCAAAATCCAGCTCAAACTTGGGGCAACCCTGAGCTAAGCGATGATTTTTCTGTCTTTGTAAACTCAGGTTTAGAGGTTAATGATACCACTCGCTTATACGCCTTTGGCAACATGTCATCGCGCAAGGCTGTGGGGGGGTTCTATTATCGCAACCCACAGGATCGTGGTTTAGTATATTCGAAAATTAATGAACAAGATCCGAATGATCCCAATGATGATACAAGAGAGCTATTGGTTGGTGCGTTAAATGGTGACCAATCTTCTTGTGGAGTTGTTTCGGCAGAAGTACCAAATGTGCTTCAAACGGCAGCTTATAAGGCCATGGTTGCAGATCCAAACTGTTTTTCCATGAATCAAATTCGTCCCGGCGGTTATACACCTCAGTTTGCTGGTAAAATTGAAGACAGTTCTTTCGTTGCCGGTATTAAAGGTGAGTTAGGCGAGTGGAACTATGATGCTAGCGCCGGTACAGGTAATAACCAAGCCAGCTTTGGTCTGATGAACTCATTGAATCCATCATTAGGATTAGAGACTCCCACTAATTTCGATACCGGTGCTTATACGCAAAATGAGTCAAGCATCAATATTGATTTCTCTCGCTTTTTAAATATAGGTTCTATCGAAGATGTGAGCTTTGCCACAGGTTTTGAATGGCGTGAAGAATCATTTAAAATTACTCAAGGTGAAGAAGCTTCTTGGGTCGCCGGTCCCTATGCAGAGCAAGGCTTTAATATTGGCTCTCACGGCTTTAAAGGTTTTGGTCCTGAGTCTGCAGGTAAGAATACCCGTAACAATATAGGTATTTATACCGACGTTGAAGCTTATTTGAATGATGATTGGTTACTTGGCGTGGCACTACGTTATGAGGATTTCTCGACCTTTGGCGATACCTTAAATTATAAGATCACCGCCCAGTATATCGCTACCGATGAGTTGTCGTTCCGTGCGTCGCACAGCACAGGTTTCCGTGCCCCAACAGTGGGCCAGGAAAACGTGGTGAATACCCAGACGTCAATTGTTAATGGTGAACTAATTCAAACTTTTATTGCACCGCCAACGAATCCTTTAGCGGCATTCTATGGTGGCGAGGTACTGCAACCCGAAGAGTCAATGAGCATTGCGGTGGGCTTTGTGTATGAATATGAGGATTTCTTCTTAACCTTCGATTATTACAACATCGAAGTGGAAGGCCGTATCTCTCAGTCGAGCCAGAAGGATGTATTAGCGAAAGATTATGATGCACTAAGAGCCGCTGGGGTTGAATTCCCTGAGTTGATTTCAGCTGTGACATACTATGCTAATGATTTCGATACCACGACTCAGGGTATAGATATTGTTGCCAACTATAATATGGAAGCCTTTTCTGGTGATGCTAAGCTAAGCTTGGCTTACGGCTGGACTGATACCAGTGTTGATAAATTCAGCCCTGATACAACTGATGAAGGCAAGGTTCGTCGTTTAGAAGATGGTATACCTGCACACAGAGCCACCTTGACTTGGGCCCAGTCTTGGGATGACATTAACGTGTCAGTGCGCAGTAACTACTTCGGTGAATACTATGCCACCCATGCTGATGACACTTCAGATTGGGGTTCAGAAGATGTAGGCTCAGCTGTGACCTTCGATCTTGATTTCAGCTATGCCTTAAATGATGCGATTACCTTATCTGTGGGTGCTAATAACATCTTCGATAAAAAAGCGCAGAAGCTGAAAGATGGTACTTTAGGTGAGTTAGGGGCGGTTTATTAC
- a CDS encoding sigma-54 interaction domain-containing protein → MVQKTNTTTSSAHFLPENTLLLDAVGEGIYGFDLQGNAVFINPAAQRMTGWRNDELLGKNIHNCHHHSHADGSPYPQESCPIYQTLKDGVAREVAQDVFWRKDGSSFPVLYSSTPVYQGSVMVGVIAIFRDISVQKQTELSLRQALNQVQALSEQLAAENHELQQALADKTGNMGIKGSSPVMAHLLQQIHLVANTNSTVLICGESGTGKELVARNLHQLSRRKHKLMVSVNCAAFSPSLLESELFGHEKGAFTGANTQRKGKFEQADKGTLFLDEVAELSLEAQSKLLRVIQEQEFQRLGGSSNIKIDIRLIAASHHNLLERVEQGLFRMDLYYRLNVFPIHVPPLRDRLEDMPELVESMLLNISKKLAKKITCVSQAGMAELKAYHWPGNVRELQNILEREAILSQASELDIHQLPFKELSKIKPSANRQTLAQAQATHIRHTLEQLNWQISGEHGAAKQLGLPASTLRSKMQKLGIVRQDTTSRQPNNDKNP, encoded by the coding sequence ATGGTTCAAAAAACAAACACAACAACGTCTAGCGCGCATTTTTTGCCAGAAAACACTTTGTTACTGGACGCCGTCGGCGAAGGTATCTATGGCTTCGACTTACAGGGTAATGCGGTATTTATTAACCCAGCTGCGCAAAGAATGACGGGCTGGCGTAATGACGAACTCTTAGGGAAAAACATTCACAATTGTCACCACCATAGCCATGCGGATGGCAGCCCTTACCCCCAAGAATCTTGCCCTATTTACCAGACCTTAAAAGATGGCGTGGCACGGGAAGTGGCCCAGGATGTGTTCTGGCGTAAAGATGGCAGTAGCTTCCCCGTGCTGTACAGCTCTACCCCTGTGTATCAAGGGAGCGTCATGGTCGGCGTGATCGCGATATTTCGCGACATAAGCGTGCAAAAACAAACTGAGCTCTCCCTAAGGCAAGCACTTAACCAGGTACAGGCCCTGTCGGAACAACTCGCCGCAGAAAATCATGAGCTGCAGCAGGCATTAGCGGATAAAACCGGTAACATGGGCATTAAAGGCAGCAGCCCAGTGATGGCGCATTTACTACAGCAAATACACCTAGTCGCCAATACCAACAGCACAGTGCTTATCTGTGGTGAAAGCGGTACAGGTAAAGAGCTTGTCGCCCGCAATTTACATCAACTTAGCCGCCGTAAACATAAGCTAATGGTAAGCGTAAATTGCGCCGCCTTTTCACCGTCATTACTGGAAAGTGAACTCTTTGGCCATGAAAAAGGCGCCTTTACTGGTGCTAACACTCAGCGCAAAGGGAAATTTGAACAGGCGGATAAGGGCACACTGTTTCTCGATGAAGTTGCAGAGCTTTCCCTTGAGGCCCAGTCTAAATTACTCAGAGTGATCCAAGAGCAAGAGTTCCAGCGTCTAGGCGGCAGTAGTAACATTAAAATAGATATTCGCCTCATTGCGGCCAGTCACCACAATTTACTCGAACGAGTAGAGCAAGGACTATTTCGCATGGATCTCTACTATCGCTTAAATGTCTTCCCCATACATGTACCGCCCCTTAGGGATAGGCTTGAAGACATGCCAGAGCTAGTAGAGAGCATGTTGTTGAATATTAGTAAAAAACTAGCCAAAAAAATTACCTGTGTGAGTCAAGCAGGCATGGCCGAGCTTAAGGCCTACCATTGGCCTGGCAATGTACGAGAATTACAGAACATACTCGAGCGTGAAGCCATATTGAGTCAGGCAAGTGAGCTTGATATCCATCAATTGCCCTTTAAAGAGCTGTCAAAAATCAAGCCTTCAGCTAACAGACAAACCTTAGCGCAAGCACAGGCCACTCATATTCGCCATACCTTAGAACAACTCAATTGGCAGATCTCAGGTGAACATGGCGCAGCCAAACAACTTGGGCTGCCTGCGAGCACCTTAAGATCGAAAATGCAAAAACTCGGCATAGTGCGACAAGATACGACATCTCGACAGCCCAATAATGATAAGAATCCCTAA
- the ccoG gene encoding cytochrome c oxidase accessory protein CcoG, which yields MTQQEQAFPNTEQKTYGASAGQIPIVNLPTGNGPSVRSVNLHTPTTKGGTAEGKIQFREQKGPFQQLRSLLNSMLVLIFFIIPFINYQGRQAILFDVNEQQFHFFSLTLWPQDFTLLAWVFIAAAFGLFFITVFWGRVWCGFLCPQTAWTFMYVWIETRIEGSSNKRKLLDKAAWTSSKLIKRSSKHSLWALTALLTGCGFIGYFVPARELYLDIFTLSGSFWVSSWVWFFAICTYLNAGWMREQMCLHCCPYSRFQAVMFDGSTKTVTYDAARGESRGPRKRNQTTELGDCVDCNLCVDVCPTGIDIRNGLQYECINCGACVDACNQTMDQFGYQSNLISFISENELKGEAKPFWCSARFVSYGLALFTFIIVALIDLSSISETQFNILRDRQSLYREVGMAEIENTYQLRIRNKTKTMKRYQITLDNPQRFILMTPSVIQVSAAEQLEYPVTVKAKLVDLDHGREVLQFSIIDIAKPEQNVSQSSSFFSPST from the coding sequence ATGACTCAGCAAGAGCAAGCCTTCCCCAATACCGAACAAAAAACCTATGGCGCATCGGCAGGGCAAATACCTATAGTCAACCTCCCCACAGGCAATGGCCCTAGTGTGAGGTCTGTGAATCTGCACACTCCAACGACAAAAGGGGGTACTGCCGAGGGAAAAATCCAATTTCGCGAACAAAAAGGCCCGTTTCAGCAGTTAAGAAGCCTGCTCAACAGCATGCTGGTGTTGATCTTTTTTATTATCCCATTTATCAATTACCAAGGCCGACAAGCCATACTATTTGATGTTAATGAGCAACAATTTCATTTTTTCTCACTCACATTATGGCCGCAGGATTTTACCTTATTGGCTTGGGTATTTATCGCCGCCGCCTTTGGACTGTTTTTTATTACCGTGTTTTGGGGCCGTGTCTGGTGCGGTTTTCTATGCCCGCAAACCGCCTGGACCTTTATGTATGTGTGGATTGAAACCCGCATAGAAGGCAGCAGTAATAAGCGTAAACTCTTAGATAAGGCCGCCTGGACAAGCAGCAAGCTCATCAAAAGGAGCAGCAAACACAGCCTATGGGCCCTAACAGCCCTACTGACTGGCTGCGGCTTTATTGGTTACTTTGTGCCAGCGAGGGAATTATATCTGGATATTTTTACTCTTTCTGGCAGCTTCTGGGTCAGCAGTTGGGTGTGGTTTTTCGCTATCTGTACCTATTTAAATGCCGGTTGGATGCGGGAACAAATGTGCCTACATTGCTGCCCCTATTCACGCTTTCAGGCAGTGATGTTCGATGGCAGTACTAAGACTGTAACTTATGATGCCGCCCGCGGCGAGAGTCGTGGCCCACGTAAACGCAATCAAACTACTGAACTGGGTGATTGCGTCGATTGCAACCTGTGCGTCGATGTTTGCCCCACGGGCATAGACATACGTAACGGCCTGCAATATGAATGCATTAACTGCGGCGCCTGCGTCGATGCCTGCAATCAAACCATGGATCAATTTGGCTATCAGTCAAACCTGATTAGCTTTATCAGCGAAAATGAACTCAAAGGTGAGGCTAAGCCTTTCTGGTGTTCAGCCCGTTTTGTGTCCTACGGCCTAGCCCTATTCACCTTCATTATTGTGGCCCTTATCGACCTATCCAGCATCAGTGAAACTCAGTTTAATATTCTTCGCGACAGGCAAAGCCTCTACCGTGAGGTGGGCATGGCAGAAATAGAAAATACCTACCAGTTAAGAATACGTAACAAGACCAAAACCATGAAACGCTATCAGATAACCTTAGATAATCCGCAACGATTCATACTCATGACCCCAAGTGTGATCCAAGTCTCTGCTGCAGAGCAGCTTGAATACCCAGTAACAGTCAAAGCCAAACTGGTAGACCTAGACCATGGACGGGAAGTGCTGCAATTTTCGATTATTGATATCGCAAAACCAGAACAAAATGTTAGCCAAAGCAGCAGTTTTTTCAGCCCAAGTACTTAA